AAAGCCTAGGTGGGCACCGACTTTTTGATCTGTATCCGCTAAGCTTTGTCCATCCCATTCCAAGGTATGATTTTGCAATGTATAAAAATAGTAGCCTATGGTTGCAATACGCTTACTGGCATCAGGCTTGTTATCACTCATTGGATAACTAGCATATTGTGCACGCTGTGTATTGAAAGAAAAGATGAAACCCCCATCGACTTTTGCCGTCCCTATATCTTGTAGAACTCGCTTTCCAGGTAGGCGTACATATTCAATGTTCAAGTCCAATTGTAATGCAACATGATTGATTACATCCAATGCTAGTCCTGGAGGATTAGCGACACTAGCCCCATTCCCCATCTGAAATGGATAAGATTCGACATCCGAGTATGCCAGTCTAAGAGTCGTTGAGGCCCAAACGGAAAGAGACATGGAAGCGGCTGCCAAAAATAAACAAAGTCTGCGAGTAAAGTGATTCATACGCTTTCCTTTTTATCTAATTAAAGAAAGCATAGAGTGTATTGGTATGAATGTCCTGAAATTCTTTACCGTAACAAAAATGTATTATTGGGTGTTTTACTGCTCCGCCACAGAGCTGACAACACAAAGGATTTGTTATTCACTAGCACCACCTCCGAGACCGAGCAATATCTCCCAAAAATCTTGCCTCTTTGTCGTGAAATGCTCTCTGTTTGTAACATATCGAGCATGCTGTTCTGGGGCTAAAGAAGGTGAAAGCTTGATACTCCACATTGGGTCAAACTGGTTAGGGATCATGGAATAGCGGACATCAATAACACTCAATTTATCATTTGGATGTAGGGCTAGATAACCGTTTGAAAAGCGGCGAAAGCGTTCAATATCTTTAGCCTGTTGTGAATTCTGTTTGAGCCATGGAAGATCTCTATTAATATCTAACTTGGCAATTGATTCCCCGCTGTAAATTTTGGCAGATCTACCTAGCCTAATGGCGTCTACGTGATAGTGTCCGTTTGTTTCATAAATCACTTTCCACACCAGTATATTAGCAAAGCTCGGTTTCACCTCTATTCGGTTTGGAGAATGATTTCGCTCCTGAGCCAATTGCAAGCCTTCGTTGTAAGCTCTTTCTTTTTGTATGATGCCCAAAGATAGATAGGTCAAACCCCATAGCAAAGCAATCCTTGCTCCCCAAGGTGTTGGCTTTCGAAACGTAACGGCAAGGCATATCAAGATCGGAAAAGTAAAAATGGGGTCGACCACAGACACCATGTTCCATGCATACCGCTCTTGAGTAAAAGGCCAAAGCAACTGAGTGCCATAGGACGTACAGGCATCAAGCAACGCATGGGTACTATAACCAAGTGTGCAATATAACCAACTTTGACCAAACGCTAGCCCACACCTTCTAGCTAAGAGCCAATGCAAGACCAAAGCACAAAGCAAGCTACCGAAAGGGATAAAGAAAAGTGAATGAGTAAACTGTCTATGGTACTCCAGAAACAATAAAGGATCGCTAGAAGAACGAATCAGCACATCCAAATCTGGTGACATTCCTGCAAGCAGGCCTAAACCACCGGCAACGAGTACGTGTTTTTTATTGCATACTGACTGAGGCAACGCCGCCCCAATTAACCCCTGTGTTAGCGGATCCATCTTTCTCCAAGCCTGTATTTTAAGATTGAATCATCAGAAATTGTCCGAGTTTCAATGGGATAATGCTCAGTTAACTTTTGGTTTGCTCGCTTTCTGTTGTTCCTTTGTAGCTAAGTCTACTTGTTGGTCAACAAAGTTGAAAAAGTTATCTTCGCTAATAAAAGGGTTATTGGGACTTGCCTCTTTCAATCTATCTCGATTGGCAAACAGGTTGTTTTTATGAGGGTGATTAGACAAGTTAACCGTTACAACTGGGCTACTTTCGGCGATTTTTTTGATTCTCTTCATGCTCGCGAAGTATAGCTTAGCGAGAGCAGGATTTTGGAAATTGACGCCATGCCCACCAACGACAAAAGCGCGATATTCGCTTCCATTATCTTTAACTAAGAAATCAATCGACAAGTCACCTTCGGTATGCCCTGGCGTGATGTAAAACTTAAATTTTGTGTCTCCTAACAAAACTTCAGATCCATCTTCGGCAAATTTAAAGACTTTCGGTGGCATGAATTTATTCTCACCTTTACTCTTTTCCGATTGCTTTTTAGTTAGCTCTAAGCCCTTTTCTGTCATGATCACTTTGGAATTGTAGATGGATTGCAGAAACTCTGCCCCACCCACATGATCGGAATGTCCATGCGTTACAATAATATAGCTCACCGATTTATCGCCTAATCCCAACTTCTGCAAGTTTTTGGGAATCCATTTACTGTATGGAAAATCAAGGGTATCAATAATCACTAAACCTGCTGATGTATCTATCGCATAGGAAGAAACCCACTTATCCCCGATGTAATAAACATTGTCGAACATCTTAAACGGCTCGATATAACCGTTTTCAGCACTCATCTTAGGTATACCCGTTTGAGAAAATGTTGAAGCTGACAAAAACATTGTCATCAAACATAGAATTAAGCGCATTCCAGTCTCCCTAATGCCAATCAATAGCCAAAGTTCCACCGCCTTTACCGTTTTAGAATTAAATGTTGGTGTTTAGTTTGGCAAGACTACCATACTGGATGTACACACAATACGTCATTGCATTCATTTAACGTATGAAGAGTAGCAGCCACCCCCTGCTCTCAGACCAAGTTCCCTCTCTTTGGTGTTGTTTGTTTTAAGTCTTTGAATTTGCGTCAAATGGCTACTGTGTAGTATCAGGTCAGAACCTGAGATTATCTAGGCATATTGAACTGGATAAAAAATATAATTTTATAATGAATCATTTCCAAGCCTTCTACTTTTGAACTACTACTGAAAATCCTTAAAAGGATGAAAAGGACAAAAGGATGAAGACATTAACAACGGGGCTTAGTGTGTTGAGCATGTGTTTTACATCACTCACTATGGCTACTACCTTCTATCAGGAAGCAGAGAGCAATTATATTGCATTTGAAGCCGAAGATTACCATCACATCATTCGCCATAATGGTGAAAACGATGGGTTCAATGTAGTAGGAATCAACGAGTTTACCTCAGATTTTGGGACGTCTGTTTTACCCGCAGACTCAAGTTATCCCCCCTCACAAGATCGCGCTCTGCTTGCTGATTTTCGCTACCAACTGCCAATGCAGCAATCAACCGTTCAATATCAGGTTGTTTTTAACACACCAGGCACTTACCGACTCTACTATCGACGTTCAATGTTTGAAATTGGTGACGGATCATCTTACGGAAACGAAGATTCATTCTTCTACGCTAAGGCTTTTGATTCTGAAGAATTACTACGTGATGGGAGCCGGCAATCCCAAGATAGTACTAAAGAGTCTCATCCCCAAACTAACCCTTCTGAAGGAAAGTTTTTTTGGTTCCAAATAGACACTAATTTCGTTGTTTCTGAACAACAAGTAGGAAAACCCCTAACTTTTTCAATCAGTGACCGAGAAAAGGGGTTCGCCATTGATCGTTTTGTATTCAGCTTAGATCACAGTCTCGATGTTGCTGAAATACCAAAAGATGGTGATGGTAATCAACTTGACGAATTAGCCAACTCACCAGAGCAAGCGCCTAGCCATAACGCTTATCTATACCCTATGGACTATGTGCCCCACTTTGAGAGTGACGAAGAAATATTGTCTCGTGAGAATCAACTGAAAACTGTACGAGATGATTATATTGCTTATCTGTTTGAGCAGGATAAATCCGGTAATAGTGAGCAGGTTATTGATGAGCTCATAGCCCTAAATAACAATCAGGATGACTCCAAAGCCGCACTCCGTAGCATGATCACTTTGATCACGGATGAGAAGTTCTTTCCTCACTGGCGTGACTACGCCGTCAATCGTTTTTATGCAGAAGCAGAGAAAGCCCGGTTAATTGCTGCACAGGTAATCGAAGATAGTGACGGACAAGTTAACGATCTAAGGCAGGTAACGCCAATCCGACGTTATATGGACTACGCTTGGGCACTAGATAGGCTAGATGCCTTCCATAGCAATACTGAGGAAGCTACCGCTTTTAGAGCTCGTTTTGAGGACTTTGTAAACCAAAATTTAGAAGGCTTAGGTCCCTATTACGACGGTCCTTATTACACAACAGGCTACAACAAAGAAGTCTTTGCTATGGATGTCGCCTCTACGGTGAGTTTGCTCTATAAAAACTCCCCCCTATTCCCCAAGATGAAAGAAGCTTTCTCTGCTTTTTGGCTGAACGTGACCCAAACATCTTATGATGGCGATAACTCTCCCCATTACGATGTTAATACCGGATTTCAGATCATTCTGAATATAGCATTAAGGCACGGCCTAGAAAGCGATGTTATTCAATCTGAACACTTGTTAAGAATGATGGATCGTATGTCGAGAACCATTATGCCTAGTGGACAGTCTGCGAAATGGGGTAAATCGATGGAAAGCATTTCTTCTGGTCAGATCAAAATATCAGCTGGTGATAACCTCCCATGGGTTTTAAAAATGGGCTATCGGCTATGGCGTCACCCTCACTACTTATACATGGCGAGAAAATATCAAGCCTTTATGTATCAAGATCATGGACCATTTACAGGGAAAGAATATGTCCCCGACCTTTGGCCACTGGGTATTGATGCCTTCGATATTGAGCTAGCAAAACCAAACTCTGGCGACTTACTCTCTCGAACGACGCCTCGTATTACCTCATGCTGCGAGTATAACGGGTTACTATTAGGTCGAGGAGACAGTAACTATGTCGATGTACAAGATAAGTTAATTCTATCGACTGGGCATCACCCAAGAGCCCCATACATGTTGATGGACTTGAGTTATACACAACATAAGGCCGCCGCTGATCACCGCTCCGGTATTGATAATCATAACTTCAATGGTGCACATACTGTCACTCGTTTGAAACGATGGTCAGAAGCCAATAAAACAAGTGGGATCTATATTAATCCAGCTCAATACGACTACCCAGAAGCGCCTTACCCTTCCAAGGAAGTTGCTGCATCTGGCAGTACCGATCAATTTGATGAAGTTATGGGGTACAGCCCATCATTTGATTACGAATTAGAGCATTACAATACTCAGCAACTGTCTGAAGATGCCGCTTATGGCATAGTGAAATACCATAAGTACCAGTACCCTGGAGTCACAACTCAGCGGGAAACTGTCCTTCTTCACAACGGCGCTCTTGTCGTTTTAGACACACTTTCCCCTACCACAACTTACTCTGGAGAGCATAAAGGCGGGGCAATTTATCAGGTATTGCCACAGTTTAAATCTCTAGAGGGAGATAACTGGGTTCTTCTTAGAGGTGGACTGAAAATGTTACCAACCCCTTTGCCTACAGGAGAGCTGCAGTACAATGACACTTTGATATTCTTCGATAGCTCAGCTGAAGATATTGACATAAGATCGACAGAAAACCGATGGGATCCTGAGAATAGGGAATGGTTTAGTGCTTCAAAAAACCTTAAAGCAGGTGAATCGTTCAAAATCGTCTCATTAATATTACCTCTAAGAGAGACTCATTCCGTTCAATCTTTCGTTAATACTCTAGATGTAAACTATGAAACTGATTCAACACAGATAACTATTCCATATAATGCTACACAGAATCTCAAAATTGTTTTTCACTCTAACCAACCGGCGAGTGTGACCTATGAAGAAAGGGATAAGGAAAGTAAGCAGAACGAGTAATAATCTGACCACTTAATCAACGGCCATTTACCTCCACAAATAACTCAGCAGGTAAATGGCCATCACTTCAATTCTTAAGTTACAGATCTGGCATGCTGGGTTTTCTAAACCTAAAGTCGGAACTTGATACCAATAATTTGAGCCTCTTCGAGATCTTGAAGAGTGAGTTCAAAATCCTCTTTCGATGGGAGTTCGATCTCCCAATTGTCATCTTTATTTTCGATTTTCAGCTGTGAATTTTCACTACTCAGATGCCAATTTCCGATAGGCTGTTCGACAATCACTTTTGAGCCTTCCAGAGATGCATTGATAGAACTGTTTTTAACATTAAAAGTACAACTTGGTTTCAACTCACAATCGACATTTCTCTGTTCATGATAAGTGAGTGTTCGCCAAATAAACGCTGTAATTAAAAGGCTTAACATGATGATTATTTGAGCAAAACGGGAGCGTGTCAGTTTTTCGGCTGCCATTCGGTAGAGTTCTCCGTGTAACAAACTTCAAAGTTTTAAAATAAAAGGTCAAAACCTGACCAGCCGTAAGGTTACTACCCTGTCATTGAATTGTTAAATGCAGTATAGTTGGCGGCTGAAAATGCCACTTTTTTTAAAAATCGGCAAGAAAGTTTAACCGACTGTTTCGGCGTCATTTTCTTTAATGGTTTGGGTGGCATTACGACATGTGTCGTGTTGGAAGTAAAGTGTAGTTAATTAGAAATTGGAAGCATGCAAATGAGCCAAGAAAAGCAGCTTGAACAAAACTACAACTATACGGTCGTCCGTCAATTCACCTTAGTAACTATTCTATGGGGTATTGTCGGTATGGGCGTTGGTGTTTTGATTGCCGCTCAATTAGTTTGGCCACAGCTAAACTTTGATACGCCGTGGTTGACGTACAGTCGTTTACGTCCTCTGCATACTAATGCGGTTATTTTTGCGTTTGGTACAAGTGCTCTGTTCGCAACGTCTTACTACGTTGTACAGCGTACCTGTCAAACTCGTTTATTTGGTGGCCCTCTTGTTGCCTTCACCTTCTGGGGATGGCAAGCAATCATTTTAGCCGCAGCAATTACTCTACCGTTAGGTATGACCTCTGGTAAGGAGTATGCGGAACTGGAATGGCCGATCGACATCGCTATCGCAGTGGTTTGGGTATCTTATGCTATCGTGTTCTTCGGGACATTGATCAAGCGTAATACATCTCACATCTACGTAGCGAACTGGTTCTTCGGAGCCTTCATCATTACAGTAGCGGTTCTTCATATCGTTAACAGCATGGCGATCCCTGTCTCCATGGGCAAATCTTACTCGATTTACTCTGGTGCTGTGGATGCAATGGTTCAATGGTGGTACGGACATAACGCAGTAGGCTTCCTACTCACTGCGGGTTTCCTTGGTATGATGTACTACTTTGTTCCTAAGCAAGCTGAACGTCCTGTTTATTCTTACCGTCTATCTATCGTTCACTTCTGGGCGCTTGTATCTCTATACATTTGGGCAGGCCCTCACCACTTACACTACACAGCGCTTCCTGATTGGACGCAGTCTATTGGTATGGTGATGTCTCTGGTGCTATTCGCACCTTCTTGGGGTGGTATGATCAATGGTATCATGACGCTGTCTGGCGCTTGGCACAAACTTCGTTATGACCCAATTCTTCGTTTCCTAATCGTATCTCTATCGTTCTACGGTATGTCTACGTTTGAAGGTCCAATGATGTCAATTAAGACAGTTAACGCACTGTCTCACTACACTGACTGGACTATCGGCCACGTACACTCTGGTGCACTTGGTTGGGTTGCAATGGTTTCTATCGGTTCTGTATACCACCTAGTTCCTCGCCTGTTTGGTCAAGAGCGTATGTACTCTGTGAGCATGATCAACGCGCACTTCTGGTTGGCAACAATCGGTACGGTTCTATACATCGTTGCAATGTGGATCTCTGGCGTAATGCAAGGTCTGATGTGGCGTGCAGTAAACTCTGACGGTACGTTAACTTACAGCTTCGTTGAATCTGTACAGGCATCTTACCCGTTCTACTTCGTACGTTTCCTAGGTGGTTTCATCTTCCTAACTGGTATGTTCTTGATGGCGTACAACACGTATAAGACTGTCACAGCGCCAAAAGATAGCCTTAAAGCTATCCCACAGCCGGCATAAGGAGATTTAAAGAATGAGTTCTAATTCTAACAATCGCCACGAAATTGTTGAACGCAATGTCGGTTTGCTAGCGATTCTTATTGTTTTTGCAATCAGCTTGGGTGCACTTGTAGAGATCACCCCGCTCATTTTCCAAAAACAAACAACTGAGCCAGTGGATAACCTCCGACCATATACAGCTCTAGAGCTTGAAGGTCGTGATATCTACATCCGTGAAGGTTGTAATGTGTGCCACAGCCAAATGGTCCGCCCATTCCGTTCTGAAACAGAGCGTTATGGTCACTACTCTGTTGCTGGTGAAAGTGTATATGAGCACCCATTCTTATGGGGTTCTAAGCGTACAGGTCCAGACCTAGCACGCGTTGGTGGCCGTTACTCTGACGAGTGGCATCGAGTTCACCTACTTGATCCACGTGAGCTTGTTCCTGAGTCAAACATGCCTGGGTTCCCATGGCTGGCTGACAACGTTCTTGATGGCAAGAACACAGAGAAAAAGCTAACCGTCTTCCGCGATCAGTTTGGTGTTCCATACACGGATGAACAAATCGCAAACGCGTCTAAAGATGTAGAAGGTAAAACAGAGATGGATGCCATCATTGCTTACCTTCAGTCTCTTGGTCACGCAATGAAGTAATAAAGGGGTGAAATTATGGATATCGGTACTATTCATGGTATTTGGACCATAGTGCTTTTCGTGTGCTTTATAGGTGTAGTTTGGTGGGCATATGGCAAGAGTCGTCAAGCCCGCTTCGATGAAGCTGCGAACCTTGTTTTTGCCGATGAAGAGCAAACGCCCTCAAAAGAACAAGGAGTGACTAAGCAATGACGACATTTTGGAGTCTTTGGATCATCATCATCACAGTCGGAACACTGGTCGGCTGTGCTGCACTACTCTTCTGGTGCCTTAAAGATAAAATGGGCGTTGAAGAAGGTGCAGATATGGGTCACGAATACGATGGTATTCGTGAGCTAAACAACCCACTACCTAAATGGTGGACATATCTGTTTGTTGGTACATTCGTATTCGCAGCAGTTTACTTCACGCTATATCCAGGTATGGGTAGCTTCAAAGGTGTGCTGGGCTGGCAGAGTTCTGACCAACTAGTGACAACCGTGGAAGAATCAAAAGCATCTATCGCTAGAGCTCAAGAAAACAAACAGCTTGTGCAATACGCGAAAGAGCTAGACGATGCTGAAACTTACTTCGGTGAAGCGTTCAAGCGTCTGGCGTACGTTGATGGCTCTTCTGAGCTGCGCCCTATCCCAGAAATCGCCGCTGACGATGAAGCAGTGAAAGTAGGTCAACGATTGTTCCTGCAAAACTGTTCTCAGTGTCACGGTTCAGACGCTCGTGGTCAAAAAGGTTTCCCTAACTTGACTGATGATGCGTGGTTATATGGTGGTGAGCCAGAAGCGATTGTAACGACAGTAATGCAAGGTCGTATCGGTCAGATGCCAGCATGGAAAGACGCGCTTGGTGAGCAAGGTGTTAAAGAAGTCGTTAGCTACACGCTAAGCCTTTCTGGACGCTCTGTTAACGCACGTGAAGCTGAAGCGGGTAAAGCGCGCTTTGTTGTGTGTGCGGCGTGTCATGGTACTGATGGTAAGGGTAACCCTGCTGTTGGTGCTCCTGACTTGACTGATCAGGACTGGTTGTTCGGTGGCTCTCGCGCCGATGTGACTGAAACAGTAATGAATGGACGCTCTGGTGTGATGCCAGCGTGGAAAGACATTTTGGGCGAAGATAAAGTCCAACTCGTTTCAGCTTACGTCTGGAGCTTAAGCAACTCGGAACAATAAGTTACATTTCAACAACAGCCCCTTACTTTCTATAGATGGTAATGGGGCTGTCTTTCTTTTAGAGTTAACTCCCTGATTCTATTTTATTAATCGAGAACTTTTTTATGGTAAAGCCTTGGTATAAGCAGTTTTGGCCGTGGTTCCTAATCATCCTGCCGTTAACCGTCGTTGTTTGGACAATCATCACTGTCATCGTATTTTCTAATAATTCGGTGTCTCTGGTGACTGAGGATTACTATAAAAAAGGAAAAGGAATCAACATCGACATTTCGAAGATCAATGTTGCAAGAGATTTAGGCTTGTCAGCAAAGGTCTTTTCCGATGGTAATGATGTCATCATTCAGTTTGACAAAGGCGAGCTAGACCATTTTCCTGCGATCACAGCTATGTTCGCGCACCGAACTCTGCCAGATCGCGATTTCAGCCAGCTACTGACATCGGATGCAAAGGGTCAATACCGTTTATCTCTAAATTCTGAGCTTCAGGGGCCGTGGTTTATTGAACTCACCCCACATGATAAACATTGGTTGGTTCAAGGCCGAGTCACCTTCCCTTCATCATCTCCTGTAGAATTATCAAACTGATCAGCTTATGTGTGAATCGTGTTATCACTGCGGTGAAGAAGTACCAGTCAACACGGACTTTAAAGTCGAAATCTTAGGAGAAATCAGGGCAATGTGCTGCCCTGGTTGTGAAACTGTCGCCCAAACGATTGTCGATAGTGGCTTAGTCTCTTACTACCAGTATCGTACTGCCCCCGCGGAAAAAGCCGATTTGGTGCCTGAACAACTTCAGGCACTGATTCATTATGATAACGAAGAAGTCCAATCTGAGTTTGTGAGAAACGCCGAAGACAAAGCCGAAGTGACCTTGTCACTAGAAGGCGTTTCATGTGCAGCATGTGCTTGGCTAATTGAAAAGCAAGTTTCCACTCGTACTGGCGTTCTTTCTATTCGAGTCAATACTACGACAAACCGCGCAATCCTAGCATGGGATAAAACCCAAACTAAACTCAGCGAACTGCTTTCTAGTATTCATCAGCTCGGTTACAAAGCTGCACCTTTTGAAGCAGACAAACAAGAAGCCGCCTATCATGAATCCATGAAGCAATACCTTTATCGACTGGGTATTGCTGGTTTGGCAACCATGCAAGTAATGATGCTGGCTGTCGCACTTTATTTGGAAGTATTTGGTGACTTAGAGCCTGAATTTAAAAGCTACTTTCGTTGGGTGAGTTTAATCTTCGCAACCCCAGTAATGCTCTACTCTGCCCTTCCATTCTACCTCAATGCATGGCGAAGCATTCGCAGCCGAACGCTAGGCATGGATGTCCCCGTCTCATTGGCCATGATCTTCGCGTACTTTGCCAGCTTGGTAGCAACCGTCACTGAGCAAGGTGAAGTCTTTTTTGAGTCCATCTCTATGTTTGCGTTTTTCCTACTCGTAGGTCGTTTTCTTGAGATGCGTGCTCGGCGTAAAGCGGCAGCGGCAAGTGGCAACCTTCTAAAGCTTATCCCCGCTATTGCAACAAAGCTGGATGGCGATCAGGTCCCTGTAAAAACGCTCAAACTCGGTGACCAAATTCGCGTTCTTCCGGGAGAGCACATTCCTGCAGACGGGAGAATCATTAAAGGGCGTGTCCATATTGATGAATCCATGTTAACTGGCGAATCTGTACCAGTGGTCAAGAATATCGATGACCATGTGTATGCAGGCACCTTGAATGGTGAAGAATCTTTCGAGCTTGAGGTGATGTCCACAAAAGCAGACTCAATGATTTCCAATATTGTTCGCTTACAAGATGAAGCCCAGCTATCAAAGCCTAAAATCGCGCAAATTGCAGATGTTGTCGCTCGCTACTTTGTCGCTATCATATTGGTCATTGCAGCAGGCACTTGGTTTTTCTGGCATCAAACTAAACCTGACGACGCGTTTTGGATCATGCTGTCGGTTTTAGTGGCAACTTGTCCTTGTGCACTATCTCTGGCAACACCAACCGCATTAACTTGTGCGACTTCTCGAATGGGTAACCTCGGTATATTACTTCGAAAAGGCCACGTCTTTGAGACTCTCTGTAAAGTCAACCATCTTATTATCGACAAAACTGGCACGCTAACACATGGCGATATAGTGATCAGTGAAGTAAACACCTTCTCTGATACCTCAAAAGAAGAAGCCTTAGCGCTCGCGGCCTCACTGGAATCGCACGCAAATCATCCGATCGCGAGAGCTTTTAAATCATATCAAAATGTTGATATTCAAGTCACTGATGTTGAAAACATGATTGGCTCTGGCATTCAAGGTGTACATCAAGGCAAAAAAGTTAAGATTGGCAGTGCACACTTCATATTAGGCGAACAAGCTCAAGCGGAACCTAACTCCGTTTACCTAAGCCTTGATGATCAGCACATTGCCACCTTCACATACCAAGACCCAATTCGGGCTGAGTCCAAAACATTCATCGAACGTTTCAAGCAGGCAGGCATCAAAGTCACTCTGTTAACGGGTGATTCTGAATCAAATGCAAATGTTGTCGCTAAAGAAATCGGTATCGAAACCGTTATTGCCGAAGCCAAACCTCAAGATAAACTTGAGTATCTGAAAAAAGTGGATGGAACGGATGTGACAATGATGATTGGCGATGGCATTAATGATGCCCCTACTCTTGCAGGAGCACACCTTTCAATTGCTATGGGGGGCGGTGCTGATGTAGCAAAGGCCTCAGCAGATATGGTCCTTCTGGGTGACCAACTTGACCGGATTCTTGAAGCTCGAACACTGGCTTTGCAAACACGTAAAATCATCCGTGAAAACCTAATATGGTCTCTTGGATATAACGTGTTGATTCTGCCATTAGCAGTTGCTGGGTTTGTTGCACCATATTTTGCAGTTGTTGGTATGTCTGCAAGCTCAATTATTGTAGTATCTAATTCTCTACGCTTGCTCAAAGAGAAAGGTAAATAAGATGGAAAGCCTTTATATTCTGATCCCAATTGCTATCGTATTAGTGTGTGTCGCTATTGCAATCTTCCTATGGGCAGTTAAAAGCGATCAATTTGAGGATCTAGAGCGACAAGGTCATAACATCCTGTTTGATGAAGACGAGAAGAACAAGAGTCCCCACAAATGACACCCGATTGGCTGGGCGCTCTACTGATAGGGATCATCGGTGCAGGCCACTGTATGGGAATGTGTGGAGGCATTGCTTCAGTGCTTACCATGGGGCAAACCCACAGCTCTAAATGGGTTCCTGTCTTTTATAATCTAGGCAGACTGTTGAGTTATGCCAGTATCGGTGCCATCGTTGGTGGTGCTATCTCTTCTATTGCCGAAATCAG
This sequence is a window from Vibrio coralliilyticus. Protein-coding genes within it:
- the ccoP gene encoding cytochrome-c oxidase, cbb3-type subunit III encodes the protein MTTFWSLWIIIITVGTLVGCAALLFWCLKDKMGVEEGADMGHEYDGIRELNNPLPKWWTYLFVGTFVFAAVYFTLYPGMGSFKGVLGWQSSDQLVTTVEESKASIARAQENKQLVQYAKELDDAETYFGEAFKRLAYVDGSSELRPIPEIAADDEAVKVGQRLFLQNCSQCHGSDARGQKGFPNLTDDAWLYGGEPEAIVTTVMQGRIGQMPAWKDALGEQGVKEVVSYTLSLSGRSVNAREAEAGKARFVVCAACHGTDGKGNPAVGAPDLTDQDWLFGGSRADVTETVMNGRSGVMPAWKDILGEDKVQLVSAYVWSLSNSEQ
- a CDS encoding substrate-binding periplasmic protein, producing the protein MNHFTRRLCLFLAAASMSLSVWASTTLRLAYSDVESYPFQMGNGASVANPPGLALDVINHVALQLDLNIEYVRLPGKRVLQDIGTAKVDGGFIFSFNTQRAQYASYPMSDNKPDASKRIATIGYYFYTLQNHTLEWDGQSLADTDQKVGAHLGFSIVRELKKKQLKVHEVKTTEQLFTMLQLERLSAIAVQDTMAQQFLSSQKMNNIKQIEPAITTKNYYLVLSHQFVKKNPELAEKIWEAIEASRDEVFLKQKDKYID
- a CDS encoding FixH family protein; this encodes MVKPWYKQFWPWFLIILPLTVVVWTIITVIVFSNNSVSLVTEDYYKKGKGINIDISKINVARDLGLSAKVFSDGNDVIIQFDKGELDHFPAITAMFAHRTLPDRDFSQLLTSDAKGQYRLSLNSELQGPWFIELTPHDKHWLVQGRVTFPSSSPVELSN
- a CDS encoding cbb3-type cytochrome oxidase subunit 3, whose protein sequence is MDIGTIHGIWTIVLFVCFIGVVWWAYGKSRQARFDEAANLVFADEEQTPSKEQGVTKQ
- a CDS encoding MBL fold metallo-hydrolase, which codes for MRLILCLMTMFLSASTFSQTGIPKMSAENGYIEPFKMFDNVYYIGDKWVSSYAIDTSAGLVIIDTLDFPYSKWIPKNLQKLGLGDKSVSYIIVTHGHSDHVGGAEFLQSIYNSKVIMTEKGLELTKKQSEKSKGENKFMPPKVFKFAEDGSEVLLGDTKFKFYITPGHTEGDLSIDFLVKDNGSEYRAFVVGGHGVNFQNPALAKLYFASMKRIKKIAESSPVVTVNLSNHPHKNNLFANRDRLKEASPNNPFISEDNFFNFVDQQVDLATKEQQKASKPKVN
- the ccoN gene encoding cytochrome-c oxidase, cbb3-type subunit I, translating into MSQEKQLEQNYNYTVVRQFTLVTILWGIVGMGVGVLIAAQLVWPQLNFDTPWLTYSRLRPLHTNAVIFAFGTSALFATSYYVVQRTCQTRLFGGPLVAFTFWGWQAIILAAAITLPLGMTSGKEYAELEWPIDIAIAVVWVSYAIVFFGTLIKRNTSHIYVANWFFGAFIITVAVLHIVNSMAIPVSMGKSYSIYSGAVDAMVQWWYGHNAVGFLLTAGFLGMMYYFVPKQAERPVYSYRLSIVHFWALVSLYIWAGPHHLHYTALPDWTQSIGMVMSLVLFAPSWGGMINGIMTLSGAWHKLRYDPILRFLIVSLSFYGMSTFEGPMMSIKTVNALSHYTDWTIGHVHSGALGWVAMVSIGSVYHLVPRLFGQERMYSVSMINAHFWLATIGTVLYIVAMWISGVMQGLMWRAVNSDGTLTYSFVESVQASYPFYFVRFLGGFIFLTGMFLMAYNTYKTVTAPKDSLKAIPQPA
- a CDS encoding metal-dependent hydrolase, whose protein sequence is MDPLTQGLIGAALPQSVCNKKHVLVAGGLGLLAGMSPDLDVLIRSSSDPLLFLEYHRQFTHSLFFIPFGSLLCALVLHWLLARRCGLAFGQSWLYCTLGYSTHALLDACTSYGTQLLWPFTQERYAWNMVSVVDPIFTFPILICLAVTFRKPTPWGARIALLWGLTYLSLGIIQKERAYNEGLQLAQERNHSPNRIEVKPSFANILVWKVIYETNGHYHVDAIRLGRSAKIYSGESIAKLDINRDLPWLKQNSQQAKDIERFRRFSNGYLALHPNDKLSVIDVRYSMIPNQFDPMWSIKLSPSLAPEQHARYVTNREHFTTKRQDFWEILLGLGGGASE
- the ccoO gene encoding cytochrome-c oxidase, cbb3-type subunit II → MSSNSNNRHEIVERNVGLLAILIVFAISLGALVEITPLIFQKQTTEPVDNLRPYTALELEGRDIYIREGCNVCHSQMVRPFRSETERYGHYSVAGESVYEHPFLWGSKRTGPDLARVGGRYSDEWHRVHLLDPRELVPESNMPGFPWLADNVLDGKNTEKKLTVFRDQFGVPYTDEQIANASKDVEGKTEMDAIIAYLQSLGHAMK